One window of Quercus robur chromosome 5, dhQueRobu3.1, whole genome shotgun sequence genomic DNA carries:
- the LOC126727689 gene encoding uncharacterized protein LOC126727689 → MVQLQRMDTRLDTLSTELYQVNVHVSRITRRQAIMGGFALEASPPPPLVASDSKDEDDDDALLLPLMANQDQAPSSNASQPNAHHELSPMEDPRSPFFLHHGESPGAILVTQLLTEDNYPNWARAMLMALDAKSKLCFIDGSSMISMAVTPLEKIAWSKNNSMISSWILNSVSPHITASVIYRTTAMEVWNSLRNPFSQANGPRISQLQKMISTIMQGDSTVTTYFTNLQASWDQLLNLRPSPSCSCGRCICGVNDKIMLFNHQDALMQFLNGLNEAFSQVRT, encoded by the exons ATGGTGCAGCTGCAGCGCATGGATactcgccttgatacactctctacagagttgtatcaggtgaacgttcatGTCAGTCGTATTACACGGCGGCAGGCGATCATGGGTGGCTTTGCTCttgaggcttctcctccacctcctctAGTGGCTTCTGATTctaaggatgaggatgatgatgatg ctctTTTGCTTCCATTAATGGCGAATCAAGATCAAGCtccttcttccaatgcttctcaACCTAATGCTCATCATGAGCTTTCTCCGATGGAGGATCCGAGAAGTCCTTTCTTTTTGCACCATGGAGAGTCACCAGGTGCTATTCTTGTTACTCAGCTCTTGACTGAGGACAATTATCCTAATTGGGCTAGGGCTATGCTTATGGCACTAGATGCGAAAAGCAAGCTGTGTTTTATTGATGGCTCTAGCATGATTTCTATGGCTGTCACACCTCTGGAGAAAATTGCTTGGTCGAAGAACAATTCCATGATTTCCTCATGGATTCTGAATTCCGTTTCACCTCACATCACTGCAAGTGTGATCTACAGAACCACTGCAATGGAGGTTTGGAATTCACTCAGAAACCCTTTTTCACAAGCAAATGGTCCACGGATTTCACAGCTTCAGAAGATGATCTCAACAATTATGCAAGGAGATTCAACCGTGACTACCTACTTCACTAATCTTCAAGCATCATGGGATCAGTTACTCAATCTCAGGCCTTCACCATCTTGTTCATGTGGCCGATGCATTTGTGGAGTGAATGATAAAATCATGCTCTTCAATCATCAAGATGCATTGATGCAATTCCTCAATGGCTTGAATGAAGCTTTCTCACAAGTCAGAACTTAG
- the LOC126727688 gene encoding uncharacterized mitochondrial protein AtMg00810-like, which translates to MQLPQGFHSKEENVVCKLNKSLYGLKQASRQWNAKFCYVVKQLGFKQSKADYSLFTKRLGGSFIALVVYVDDILIASNNVQEVEALKVSLDQHFKLKDLGGLKYFLGLEIARSAKGISLCQRKYALEILKDAGMSACRPSKVPMEQNLRLSKLQGTLLPDPGVYRRLVGRLIYLTITRPDIAYPVHKLSQFMSKPRKPYLDTAYKILQYIKGCPGQGIFLSASSDFHLKAYTDADWATCIDTRRSTIGYCIFLGDSLISWKFKKQSIVSRSSTEAEYRAMAVTVYELTWLLSLLKDLEIWHPQPALLFCDNQAAIYIGENPVFHERTKHIEVDCHVVRDKVQDNVIRLFFTPTHTQLADLLTKALNSSQLRHLLSKMNVMNIHVSASLPKGECTLLDDDRLITKKTAADASNRPDSHLEGECQSLN; encoded by the coding sequence ATGCAACTCCCTCAAGGCTTTCACAGCAAAGAGGAGAATGTTGTTTGCAAGTTAAATAAGTCTTTATATGGACTCAAGCAGGCCTCAAGGCAAtggaatgcaaaattttgttatgTTGTCAAACAGCTTGGTTTTAAGCAATCCAAGGCTGATTACTCACTCTTTACAAAGAGGCTTGGTGGTTCTTTCATAGCATTGgtggtttatgttgatgacattctCATAGCTAGCAACAATGTTCAAGAGGTTGAAGCACTCAAAGTTTCCTTAGATCAACACTTCAAGCTTAAAGACCTTGGAGGTTTGAAGTACTTTCTTGGTCTTGAAATAGCCAGATCAGCCAAAGGGATCAGCTTATGCCAAAGAAAATATGCTTTGGAGATTCTAAAGGATGCTGGTATGTCAGCTTGTAGGCCGAGTAAAGTACCAATGGAGCAGAATTTAAGGTTGAGCAAGCTGCAAGGTACTTTGTTACCTGATCCTGGAGTCTATAGAAGGTTAGTTGGTAGATTGATATACCTAACAATCACCAGACCAGATATAGCCTACCCGGTTCACAAGTTGAGTCAATTCATGTCCAAACCAAGGAAGCCTTACTTAGATACAGCTTACAAGATTTTACAGTACATAAAGGGATGTCCAGGTCAAGGAATTTTCTTGTCTGCATCTTCAGATTTTCATTTGAAGGCTTACacagatgctgattgggcaacTTGTATAGACACCAGAAGATCAACCATAGgctattgtatatttttagGTGATTCCTTAATTTCTTGGAAGTTTAAGAAACAATCTATAGTGTCTAGATCTTCTACTGAGGCAGAATACAGAGCTATGGCTGTCACTGTGTATGAGCTGACTTGGCTGCTGTCATTGTTGAAGGATTTAGAGATTTGGCATCCCCAACCTGCTCTTCTGTTTTGTGACAATCAAGCGGCCATTTATATTGGAGAAAACCCTGTGTTTCATGAGAGAACCAAGCACATAGAGGTTGATTGTCATGTTGTTAGAGACAAGGTACAAGACAATGTAATTAGGCTGTTTTTCACTCCCACACACACTCAGTTGGCAGATTTACTCACTAAGGCCCTTAACAGCTCACAGTTGCGACATTTGTTAAGTAAAATGAATGTTATGAACATTCATGTTTCAGCTTCTCTTCCTAAGGGGGAATGTACACTCTTAGATGATGATAGATTAATTACAAAGAAGACAGCTGCAGATGCAAGCAACAGACCCGATTCTCATCTTGAGGGGGAATGTCAAAGCTTGAATTGA
- the LOC126724875 gene encoding linoleate 13S-lipoxygenase 3-1, chloroplastic-like: protein MAMGKEIMGGSMIERSSFVSSTKVFLNHGKKTNMFLVKHLEKRRAVVPLRKVVKGPVVAAVSEDLVKSVPVVSVPAEKFKVRAVVTVKNKNKQDFKDKIVKHLDCLTDNIGRNIVLQLVSSEIDPKTKAPRKSNEAVLKDWSKKSNVKAERVNYTAEFMLNSNFGVPGAITVSNNHQMEFFLETITIEGFAFSPVHFPCNSWVQSRKDHPEKRIFFSNKPYLPNETPGGLRSLREKELRDIRGDGKGVRKLSDRVYDFDVYNDLGNPDKGIDLARPTLGGEKIPYPRRCRTGRLPTDTDMHAESRVEKPLPMYVPRDDQFEESKQDTVSAGRLKAVLHNLIPSLKASISANNHEFKGFLDIDNLYSEGVLHELGLKDELVKQLPLPKVVSNIQESNRGITKFDTPKIVSKDKFAWLRDDEFARQAIAGINPVSIERLTVFPPVSKLDPEIYGPQESALKEEHIMGYLNGMTVQQALEDNKLFILDHHDAYLPFLERINALDGRKAYATRAVFFLTSPGTLMPIAIELSLPPSGSSSCSKRVVRPAVDATSNWIWQLAKAHVSSNDVGVHQLVNHWLRTHASLEPFILATHRQMSALHPIFKLLDPHMRYTMEINALARQTLVNADGVIESCFTPGQYAMEISAAAYKSSWRFDMESLPADLIRRGMAVPDPTQPHGLKLLIEDYPYATDGLQIWSAIENWVRTYVNHYYPNSSLICNDKELQAWYFESVNVGHGDLSQESWWPTLDNADNLVSVLTTLIWLASAQHAALNFGQYPYGGYVPSRPPLMRRLIPEENEPEYAIFLADPQKYFLYAMPSVLQATKFMAMVDTLSTHSPDEEYLGERQQPSVWTSDAEIIDAFYEFSAELRRIEKEIDRKNLDTSLRNRCGAGVLPYELLAPSSGPGVTCRGIPNSVSI, encoded by the exons ATGGCGATGGGAAAAGAAATCATGGGTGGTTCTATGATTGAGAGGTCTTCATTTGTTTCATCAACAAAAGTGTTTCTGAATCATGGTAAGAAGACGAACATGTTTTTGGTTAAACATTTGGAGAAAAGGAGGGCAGTAGTGCCTTTGAGGAAGGTTGTGAAGGGTCCTGTGGTGGCTGCTGTGAGTGAAGATTTGGTGAAGTCTGTGCCTGTTGTGTCTGTGCCTGCAGAGAAGTTTAAGGTGAGAGCTGTTGTGACAGTGAAGAATAAGAACAAGCAGGACTTCAAAGATAAAATTGTGAAGCATTTGGATTGTTTGACTGATAATATTGGGAGGAATATTGTTCTGCAACTAGTCAGCAGTGAAATTGATCCAA AAACCAAGGCTCCAAGGAAAAGCAATGAGGCTGTGCTAAAAGACTGGTCAAAGAAATCGAATGTCAAAGCTGAGAGGGTTAATTACACAGCTGAGTTTATGTTGAACTCTAATTTTGGTGTGCCTGGAGCAATCACAGTGAGCAACAACCATCAGATGGAGTTTTTTTTGGAGACTATTACCATTGAAGGATTTGCATTTAGTCCAGTCCACTTCCCTTGTAACTCATGGGTGCAATCCAGGAAAGATCATCCAGAAAAGAGGATATTCTTCTCaaataag CCATATCTACCAAATGAAACGCCTGGTGGGCTTAGATCATTAAGAGAGAAAGAGCTTAGAGATATAAGGGGTGATGGCAAAGGAGTCAGAAAATTATCTGACAGGGTATATGATTTTGATGTGTACAATGATTTGGGAAATCCAGACAAGGGAATTGACCTTGCTAGGCCAACACTTGGAGGTGAAAAAATTCCATATCCTAGACGGTGTCGCACTGGTCGTCTTCCTACTGATACTG ATATGCATGCAGAAAGCAGGGTTGAGAAGCCATTACCAATGTATGTGCCTAGAGATGACCAATTTGAGGAGTCAAAGCAAGACACAGTTTCTGCTGGGAGGCTTAAAGCAGTGCTTCACAACTTAATCCCATCCTTGAAAGCCAGCATTTCGGCTAATAACCACGAGTTCAAAGGATTTTTGGACATTGACAACCTCTATAGTGAAGGTGTCCTCCATGAACTGGGGTTGAAAGATGAACTCGTAAAGCAGCTCCCACTGCCAAAGGTGGTCAGCAATATCCAAGAATCCAATAGGGGAATTACCAAATTTGACACCCCCAAGATAGTTTCCA AGGACAAGTTTGCATGGTTGCGAGATGATGAATTTGCCCGACAAGCAATTGCAGGAATAAATCCAGTTAGTATTGAAAGGCTTACAGTGTTCCCTCCTGTGAGCAAGCTTGATCCTGAAATCTATGGTCCTCAGGAGTCTGCACTCAAAGAAGAACACATTATGGGCTATCTCAATGGCATGACTGTACAACAG GCATTGGAGGACAACAAGCTGTTTATATTGGATCACCATGATGCTTACCTTCCATTTCTTGAACGTATTAATGCCCTTGATGGCCGAAAAGCTTATGCAACTCGTGCCGTATTTTTCTTGACCTCTCCTGGGACTCTTATGCCCATTGCTATAGAACTTAGCCTTCCACCGTCAGGTTCAAGTTCTTGCTCTAAACGCGTTGTCAGACCAGCTGTTGATGCTACTTCCAATTGGATATGGCAGCTTGCCAAGGCTCATGTGAGCTCCAATGATGTAGGGGTACACCAACTTGTTAACCATTG GTTGCGTACACATGCAAGCTTGGAACCGTTTATACTAGCTACACATAGGCAAATGAGTGCATTGCACCCTATATTCAAGCTTTTAGACCCTCACATGAGATATACAATGGAAATCAATGCCTTGGCCCGGCAAACTCTAGTCAATGCTGATGGTGTTATTGAGTCTTGCTTTACACCTGGTCAATATGCTATGGAGATTAGTGCTGCTGCATATAAAAGCTCTTGGCGCTTTGACATGGAAAGCCTTCCTGCTGATCTCATCCGCAG GGGTATGGCAGTACCTGACCCAACACAACCACATGGTCTAAAACTCCTAATTGAAGACTACCCATATGCCACTGATGGGCTCCAAATATGGTCTGCAATCGAGAACTGGGTTCGCACCTATGTGAACCACTACTACCCAAATTCAAGCCTAATTTGCAATGACAAAGAGCTACAAGCTTGGTACTTTGAGTCTGTCAATGTGGGCCATGGTGATCTAAGCCAGGAAAGCTGGTGGCCTACATTGGACAATGCTGATAATCTAGTCTCAGTCCTCACAACCCTTATTTGGCTAGCTTCAGCACAACATGCTGCACTTAATTTTGGTCAATACCCATATGGTGGATATGTACCAAGCCGTCCACCCCTAATGAGAAGATTGATACCTGAAGAAAATGAACCTGAGTATGCTATTTTCCTAGCTGATCCTCAAAAGTATTTCCTCTATGCAATGCCTAGTGTACTACAAGCTACAAAGTTCATGGCTATGGTTGATACACTTTCAACACACTCCCCTGATGAGGAGTACCTAGGGGAGAGACAACAACCATCTGTTTGGACCAGTGATGCTGAAATCATCGATGCATTTTATGAATTCTCTGCTGAATTGAGACGGATAGAGAAGGAGATTGATAGGAAGAACCTTGATACTAGCTTGAGGAATCGATGTGGGGCTGGTGTGTTACCATATGAGCTACTTGCACCTAGCTCAGGACCTGGTGTAACATGTAGAGGGATACCAAATAGTGTGTCAATATGA